One genomic window of Megachile rotundata isolate GNS110a chromosome 12, iyMegRotu1, whole genome shotgun sequence includes the following:
- the mh gene encoding DNA-dependent metalloprotease SPRTN isoform X2, producing MTSCAGICSFHPRNRQCIITLSAPLLKLRPRKDLVETLLHEMIHGYLFLTNNNRDRDGHGPEFCKHMYRINKEAGTKITIYHSFHDEVRLYQQHWWRCNGPCQKKAPYFGTVRRAMNRAPGPSDFWWKEHQQTCGGQYIKIKEPENFKAKGSKQAKSVPKSVKSPNGMFNWLTKTTPVSTKPKSLENNNKLLNEFKKLGNNTNNVHGWGTGGPNTVNTSQKSNSPSSTLVSNKSKFSSSGILGGSKTGQSNLLDRFYSNSQSHGSNINTVLPKKPINLVTNSPVTKKGNSNNSQSQKESQIKFVECPICSNFILNDDINIHVDSCSITKNEKTKTMIRSNDKSVSSQEKTDYFSPVHKRKNDTHIFSNKPPKLNKLENSTKTNCPVCSKTFELVDINEHLDKCLLETDKQDNNSISNLDDTNDKNETLNGSIISISSTSSSTSSSSLNEDLKDSPLTPKLAKNKIATSHNCLVCNAFIPSGTSLTDHLEDCIGNVFKDDLSLPIDCDNNEISEISETSSAILIDENNKYPCPVCMQLILESFMNQHLDICLKSS from the exons ATGACAAg TTGTGCTGGCATATGCAGTTTTCATCCTAGGAATCGGCAATGTATAATTACACTTAGTGCACCATTATTAAAACTTAGACCAAGGAAAGATCTTGTTGAAACGTTATTG caTGAAATGATTCATGGATATTTATTTCTCACAAATAACAACCGTGATCGAGATGGCCATGGTCCAGAATTTTGTAAACATATGTATAGAATAAATAAAGAAGCTGGAACAAAAATAAct ATATATCACAGTTTTCATGATGAAGTTAGATTATATCAACAACATTGGTGGAGATGTAATGGTCCTTGTCAAAAAAAAGCTCCATACTTTGGTACAGTACGTAGAGCCATGAATCGTGCACCAGGTCCATCTGATTTCTGGTGGAAAGAACATCAACAAACTTGTGGTGGTCAATATATTAAAATCAAAGAGCCAGAGAATTTTAAAGCAAAAGGGTCAAAGCAAGCAAAATCTGTTCCAAAAAGTGTTAAGTCACCAAATGGCATGTTCAATTGGCTTACAAAAACTACACCAGTTAGTACAAAACCAAAATCATTggaaaataacaataaattattaaatgaatttaaaaaacttgGAAACAATACAAATAATGTTCATGGATGGGGTACAGGAGGGCCAAATACTGTAAATACTTCACAAAAGTCTAATAGTCCTAGTTCTACTTTAGTTTCTAACAAATCTAAATTCTCCTCTTCTGGAATACTTGGTGGATCTAAAACAGGACAGAGTAATCTACTGGACAGGTTTTATAGTAATAGTCAATCCCATGGATCAAATATAAATACTGTACTTCCAAAAAAACCAATAAATTTGGTAACTAACAGTCCAGTAACCAAAAAAGGAAATAGTAACAATAGTCAGTCACAAAAAGAgtcacaaataaaatttgtggaATGTCCAATATGCagtaatttcatattaaatgatgacataaatatacatgtagATTCTTGTtcaataacaaaaaatgaaaaaacaaaaACTATGATTAGAAGTAATGACAAATCTGTTAGTTCGCAAGAGAAAACAGATTATTTTTCACCTGTACATAAAAGAAAAAACGATAcacatatattttcaaataaaccgccaaaattaaataaattagaaaattcaacaAAAACTAATTGTCCTGTGTGTAGTAAAACTTTTGAACTTGTAGATATTAATGAACATCTTGATAAGTGCCTTTTAGAAACAGATAAACAAGATAATAACTCGATTTCTAATTTAGATGAcacaaatgataaaaatgaaactttaaaTGGAAGTATTATTTCTATAAGTAGTACATCTAGTAGTACTTCATCTTCTTCTTTAAATGAAGATTTAAAAGATTCTCCTCTTACTCCAAAGcttgcaaaaaataaaattgctaccTCACACAATTGTTTAGTTTGTAATGCATTTATTCCGTCTGGGACGTCGTTAACTGATCACCTAGAAGACTGTATCGGTAATGTTTTTAAGGATGATTTATCATTACCAATTGACTGTGATAACAATGAAATATCAGAAATATCGGAAACATCTTCAGCGATATTgattgatgaaaataataaatacccTTGTCCTGTTTGTATGCAATTAATATTAGAATCATTTATGAATCAACATTTGGACATATGTCTTAAAAGCTCATAA
- the deltaCOP gene encoding coatomer subunit delta: MVLIAAAVCTKAGKTIISRQFVEMTKARIEGLLAAFPKLMSSGKQHTFVETESVRYVYQPLEKVYMLLITTKASNILEDLETLRLFARVIPEYCNSMDELEIAENAFNLIFAFDEIVALGYRESVNLAQIRTFVEMDSHEEKVYQAVRMTQEREARNKMREKAKELQRQRMEANKKPGLKNPGFGNAYGSSSNFTPTPTVGDTANFVPDPVRPSYTPTQKPVNAGPGAMKLGGKSRDVDSFVDQLKEEGENVVSTPLPSAGTKPASITPQTVNTEPVHLRQEERLNVRIGRDGGLQHFELHGLITLHISDEKWGRIRVQLENRDSKGIQLQTHPNVDKELFRTRGQIGLKIPTKPFPLNTDVGVLKWRLQAQDETALPISINCWPSENGEGGCDVNIEYELEQANLELNDVQINIPLPMGCSPVVYECDGQYTHEARRNTIVWSLPVVDASTKSGSMEFSAPSSTPADFFPLVISFSSKTSYVNIKVTEVLLVEDESPVKYSVETVFFTDNYEVV; the protein is encoded by the exons atg GTTCTTATCGCAGCAGCAGTCTGCACTAAAGCAGGTAAAA cTATTATCTCTCGTCAATTTGTTGAAATGACAAAAGCTAGAATAGAAGGTTTACTCGCTGCATTTCCAAAATTAATGAGTTCTGGCAAACAGCATACATTTGTAGAAACAGAATCTGTAAGATATGTTTATCAACCTTTGGAAAAGGTATACATGCTATTGATTACAACAAAAGCTAGTAATATATTAGAAGATTTAGAAACATTGAGGCTCTTTGCAAGAGTT ATTCCAGAATATTGCAATTCGATGGATGAACTCGAAATAGCTGAAAATGCATTTAACTTAATATTTGCATTTGATGAAATAGTTGCATTGGGATATAGAGAAAGTGTTAATTTAGCACAGATTAGAACATTTGTGGAAATGGATTCGCATGAAGAAAAAGTTTATCAAGCTGTAAGAATGACCCAGGAAAGAGAAGCCAGGAATAAAATGCGTGAAAAAGCTAAAGAATTGCAGAGACAAAGAATGGAAGCAAATAAAAAGCCTGGTCTTAAAAATCCTGGATTTGGCAATGCTTATGGAAGCAGTAGTAACTTTACACCAACGCCTACTGTGGGAGATACTGCTAACTTTGTACCAGATCCAGTCAGACCTTCATATACTCCAACACA AAAACCTGTTAATGCTGGACCAGGTGCAATGAAATTAGGAGGAAAATCTCGAGATGTTGATTCATTTGTTGACCAATTAAAAGAAGAAGGTGAAAATGTTGTATCAACACCTTTACCTTCAGCAGGCACAAAACCAGCATCAATTACACCACAGACAGTCAATACTGAACC agtTCATTTACGACAAGAAGAACGTCTTAATGTGCGAATTGGCCGAGATGGAGGATTACAACACTTTGAATTGCATGGTTTAATAACATTACATATTTCCGATGAAAAATGGGGTCGAATTCGTGTACAATTAGAAAATAGGGATTCTAAAGGAATCCAATTACAAACACATCCTAATGTAGATAAAGAATTATTTAGGACTCGTGGACAAATAGGTTTAAAGATCCCTACAAAACCATTCCCATTGAATACTGATGTCGGAGTACTAAAGTGGCGATTACAAGCTCAAGATGAAACAGCATTACCTAtttcaa TTAATTGCTGGCCATCGGAAAATGGGGAAGGTGGATGTGATGTCAATATAGAGTATGAATTGGAGCAAGCTAATCTTGAATTAAACGATGTTCAAATAAACATTCCATTACCTATGGGATGCAGTCCCGTTGTATATGAATGTGATGGACAATATACACACGAAGCACGACGAAACACAATTGTATGGTCTTTACCAGTAGTTGATGCATCAACGAAATCGGGGTCAATGGAATTCTCAGCACCTTCTTCTACTCCTGCTGATTTTTTCCCTCTTGTTATTTCTTTTTCGTCCAAGACGTCATATGTTAATATTAAG GTAACTGAAGTTTTGCTTGTAGAAGATGAAAGTCCAGTTAAATATTCAGTAGAGACAGTTTTCTTCACTGATAATTATGAAGTGGTTTAA
- the mh gene encoding DNA-dependent metalloprotease SPRTN isoform X1 has product MIHSKNRDFELAYELHQQNNCLGLTENAILPENRNKENYKPRTLIDQTLELIDPTPNIHTLFVQFNERFFWNVLLPVEVKWSNRMTSCAGICSFHPRNRQCIITLSAPLLKLRPRKDLVETLLHEMIHGYLFLTNNNRDRDGHGPEFCKHMYRINKEAGTKITIYHSFHDEVRLYQQHWWRCNGPCQKKAPYFGTVRRAMNRAPGPSDFWWKEHQQTCGGQYIKIKEPENFKAKGSKQAKSVPKSVKSPNGMFNWLTKTTPVSTKPKSLENNNKLLNEFKKLGNNTNNVHGWGTGGPNTVNTSQKSNSPSSTLVSNKSKFSSSGILGGSKTGQSNLLDRFYSNSQSHGSNINTVLPKKPINLVTNSPVTKKGNSNNSQSQKESQIKFVECPICSNFILNDDINIHVDSCSITKNEKTKTMIRSNDKSVSSQEKTDYFSPVHKRKNDTHIFSNKPPKLNKLENSTKTNCPVCSKTFELVDINEHLDKCLLETDKQDNNSISNLDDTNDKNETLNGSIISISSTSSSTSSSSLNEDLKDSPLTPKLAKNKIATSHNCLVCNAFIPSGTSLTDHLEDCIGNVFKDDLSLPIDCDNNEISEISETSSAILIDENNKYPCPVCMQLILESFMNQHLDICLKSS; this is encoded by the exons ATGATACACTCAAAGAATCGCGATTTTGAATTAGCATATGAATtacatcaacaaaataattgtcTTGGCTTgacagaaaatgcaattttaccAGAAAAT agaaataaagaaaattataagCCCAGAACATTAATTGATCAGACTTTAGAACTAATAGATCCGACTCCTAACATTCATAcattatttgtacaatttaatGAACGTTTTTTTTGGAATGTTTTACTTCCTGTTGAAGTTAAATGGAGTAACAGAATGACAAg TTGTGCTGGCATATGCAGTTTTCATCCTAGGAATCGGCAATGTATAATTACACTTAGTGCACCATTATTAAAACTTAGACCAAGGAAAGATCTTGTTGAAACGTTATTG caTGAAATGATTCATGGATATTTATTTCTCACAAATAACAACCGTGATCGAGATGGCCATGGTCCAGAATTTTGTAAACATATGTATAGAATAAATAAAGAAGCTGGAACAAAAATAAct ATATATCACAGTTTTCATGATGAAGTTAGATTATATCAACAACATTGGTGGAGATGTAATGGTCCTTGTCAAAAAAAAGCTCCATACTTTGGTACAGTACGTAGAGCCATGAATCGTGCACCAGGTCCATCTGATTTCTGGTGGAAAGAACATCAACAAACTTGTGGTGGTCAATATATTAAAATCAAAGAGCCAGAGAATTTTAAAGCAAAAGGGTCAAAGCAAGCAAAATCTGTTCCAAAAAGTGTTAAGTCACCAAATGGCATGTTCAATTGGCTTACAAAAACTACACCAGTTAGTACAAAACCAAAATCATTggaaaataacaataaattattaaatgaatttaaaaaacttgGAAACAATACAAATAATGTTCATGGATGGGGTACAGGAGGGCCAAATACTGTAAATACTTCACAAAAGTCTAATAGTCCTAGTTCTACTTTAGTTTCTAACAAATCTAAATTCTCCTCTTCTGGAATACTTGGTGGATCTAAAACAGGACAGAGTAATCTACTGGACAGGTTTTATAGTAATAGTCAATCCCATGGATCAAATATAAATACTGTACTTCCAAAAAAACCAATAAATTTGGTAACTAACAGTCCAGTAACCAAAAAAGGAAATAGTAACAATAGTCAGTCACAAAAAGAgtcacaaataaaatttgtggaATGTCCAATATGCagtaatttcatattaaatgatgacataaatatacatgtagATTCTTGTtcaataacaaaaaatgaaaaaacaaaaACTATGATTAGAAGTAATGACAAATCTGTTAGTTCGCAAGAGAAAACAGATTATTTTTCACCTGTACATAAAAGAAAAAACGATAcacatatattttcaaataaaccgccaaaattaaataaattagaaaattcaacaAAAACTAATTGTCCTGTGTGTAGTAAAACTTTTGAACTTGTAGATATTAATGAACATCTTGATAAGTGCCTTTTAGAAACAGATAAACAAGATAATAACTCGATTTCTAATTTAGATGAcacaaatgataaaaatgaaactttaaaTGGAAGTATTATTTCTATAAGTAGTACATCTAGTAGTACTTCATCTTCTTCTTTAAATGAAGATTTAAAAGATTCTCCTCTTACTCCAAAGcttgcaaaaaataaaattgctaccTCACACAATTGTTTAGTTTGTAATGCATTTATTCCGTCTGGGACGTCGTTAACTGATCACCTAGAAGACTGTATCGGTAATGTTTTTAAGGATGATTTATCATTACCAATTGACTGTGATAACAATGAAATATCAGAAATATCGGAAACATCTTCAGCGATATTgattgatgaaaataataaatacccTTGTCCTGTTTGTATGCAATTAATATTAGAATCATTTATGAATCAACATTTGGACATATGTCTTAAAAGCTCATAA